The window ACGAAGAAGTTCCGTGCGCCGGACGAGGTTGAGGTCGGCGCGTTGAAGGCGCTCGATGAAACACTCGCGTCTCTGCCAACGGACGCCGACAGCAATTTCATTCAGAACGCGCTGCTGGACGTTGGGCGCGCAATACCCCGCTATCAGGATACGACGAAGGTTGGACCTAACGGCGGGCCGGGCGTGAAGCTCGACTGGTTCCAGGCGATCTACGAGGTTCTGCTAGGGCAGGAGCGCGGTCCACGGCTCGGCACGTTCATTGCGCTCTATGGAATCCCCGAAACGCGTGCGTTGATTGCGAAAGCGTTGAACGGCGAACTGGGAAGCTGATCCACCCCACGCCTTAGACGAGGCGCGCGATCTTCTGCTGTGCAACGGGTGCAGACACGCGCGGCGCCGGCTTTTGCGACAGGATGTCGATGCGCCAGATTTTTTCCATCATGCCGATCAAGCGGTGCTCGCGCTGCTCGATCTGATCGCGACGCCATTCGTTTTCGCCAAGCACATCACGCGTGATGGCGAGTAGCGGCGCCGCGCCTGATCCATTGCCGTAGATTTCGCGCTTCTCGGCCCAAGAGGCATTGCGCGCACGATCGTTCTCTTTTTGCGTGATGAGAACGAGGTTGCCGAGGTTTTCTATCAACTCGGAGCGCTCTTCGCTGCTTGGAATCCAATGCCTCCAAACGCTCGTCGCCGAGGGTCGCTGCGGCAGCACATGCTCGATCGTGTAGATATCGGGATCGACGCCTAGCGCCGAATCTCCAAGCTCATCGCTGAGCCGCAATAGCAACAAACGACAGATTTTTGGATTGCGTTTGTGAAGGTCGCGGAGATGGAAGGCGACGCTCCGCATTTCATCGCGCGTCAACTGTAGAACGGGATGAGAGATTGAGATGGGGGCGCCGGTGCGGATGACTTTGATGAGGTCTGCGAAGCGGCGCACGCGCTTGCCGGAGCCCGCGCAAAGCAGCCGTAGAAGCATTGCGAAACGCTCGATCTCGCGGAGCAGGAACGCCGCGTGCTCAGGTTCCTGCTGCCAGTTCTTCAACGCGAGAATGGCGGCCGGGGCCCAATCGGCATCTGGCAGTCGATTGAGATACTGCAGCGTGCGCTGCATTTCGAGCGGCAGTTCTTCCGCCCCGTTTTTTCGGATCAGCACGTAGGCTTTTGCGTACGGAATAAAGATCGTCTTGAAGAACGTTTCGGCGCCGCCCTGCTCATCTATCAGGGTTCGCACACCGGTCACGATTTGCAGTCGCGCGTAACCGAAGATCGTGCGCAAGTGGCCGAAGAAGGCTTCGAAATCGTCGCCCAGCGCGGCGCTGATTTCATCCCAATTCTGAGCCGCCCAAGCCATCTCGCCTCCTGAGATGCGGCTCAAAATGTCGGACTTGATGATGTCGTTGCGCTGGAGGCGTTTGCCGCGTTCGTTCAAGACCACGAAGACTTGATGCGCCCGATCGATATCGTTGCCGACAATCACCGCGACGTGGCAGCGATCGGCGACGAAGGCCGCGAGATCTGCGCGTGCCGAGCCGGACAGCTCGGAGAGCAGCGTGCGATAGCGGTCGCGCACCTCCAGCAGCGCATTTCCGGACGCGGCTTCCGTATCGCTCTCAACGAAGTCGTCCGCGGCTTTGGGCCGCATGACTTTCTCTTCAAAGACGGGGCGATCGCGTCCGGCCAAATGTAGGCGCAGGCGCTCAGACCGGAAGAAGCGGCCGCCGCGCTGCGCGACGAGCATCGTCTTTATTTTCTTGCCGACAGGCTTGCGCGGATCTTCCTCAAGATCGCGCAGGACGGCTAGCAACGTCATCAACGTCACGATCCGTTGCTGGCCGTCGATAACGTCGAATTCGCGCGCAGTCATCTTGGCGGAGAGCTTGCGCGTCTCGTTTCCGGGCGTGTCCATCAAAAGGATCGCGCCGAGAAAATAGTCGTGCGGCCTGGCACCCTCGGTGCCGATGCCTCCGGCCTCGATCAGGTCGTCAAGCAGATGCTCCGCCTCTTCCCGTCCCCACGAATACGGCCGCTGAAATATCGGAACATTCAAAAGGAAAGGTCGAGAGAACAGCTCTGCAATGCTGAGAGACGCAGTTGGATACACGAATTGAACCTTTACCTCATCGCCTTCCTCTGGCGTCGCCCTTCAGCAATACCAGCGGGCGGTATGAATGCGGTTGTGCGAATATACGTTCGTGATAGCAACGTTCCGATAACCGCGCCACTGGGTCAGGTGATCACTTCGTCCTACAGGAATGACATAAGCCATCGACCGCGGGCACGCATGAACCACATCGTTTACAAGATTGCCAGAGCTTCGGAATGGAATGCGGCCGCAGCCGCGGGGCTTTTTTTGGGCTCGCCGGATGACGTTCGCGACGGCTTCATCCACCTCTCTTCGAAAGAGCAGCTTCAAGGTACATTAGATAAACATTTCAGTGGCCAGAATGACCTCGTTCTCATAGCATTTGAGGAACAGTCGCTTGCACCTGAATTGAAGTGGGAAGCTTCTCGCGGCGGCGCGCTGTTTCCCCACTATTACGGCGCTCTTCCAATATCGAAAGCGCTTTGGCACCGGCCGCTCAAGAGAGGTCGTGACGGCATTGAATTGACGGAAGAAACTTGAAGCGGATGTTGACCACTCTTTACAGCCTGGCGCGGCCGGCGTTGTTTGCTCTTTCACCCGAAGACGCGCACGAAGCGACTATCAAGGCGCTCGAATGTGGGGTCCATCCTCGGGCACTCGGACGCGACGATCGAAGTCTCAGGCAAACGGTCTTCGGGCTCGATTTTGCCAATCCGGTAGGCATTGCCGCCGGTTACGACAAGGACGCCCGCGTTGCGGACGCCGTTCTGGCTATGGGATGCGGCTTCGCGGAAATTGGAACCGTTACGCCGCAGCCGCAGCCGGGCAATCCGAAACCGCGCGTCTTCCGACTGGTAAGCGACCGCGCACTGATCAATAGGCTGGGCTTCAACAACGGCGGCCATGCCGCAGCACTCCGCCGTCTTGAGGCCAGAGGCTCGCGGCCCGGCATCGTCGGGGTCAACGTCGGCG is drawn from Hyphomicrobium methylovorum and contains these coding sequences:
- a CDS encoding GmrSD restriction endonuclease domain-containing protein, whose translation is MYPTASLSIAELFSRPFLLNVPIFQRPYSWGREEAEHLLDDLIEAGGIGTEGARPHDYFLGAILLMDTPGNETRKLSAKMTAREFDVIDGQQRIVTLMTLLAVLRDLEEDPRKPVGKKIKTMLVAQRGGRFFRSERLRLHLAGRDRPVFEEKVMRPKAADDFVESDTEAASGNALLEVRDRYRTLLSELSGSARADLAAFVADRCHVAVIVGNDIDRAHQVFVVLNERGKRLQRNDIIKSDILSRISGGEMAWAAQNWDEISAALGDDFEAFFGHLRTIFGYARLQIVTGVRTLIDEQGGAETFFKTIFIPYAKAYVLIRKNGAEELPLEMQRTLQYLNRLPDADWAPAAILALKNWQQEPEHAAFLLREIERFAMLLRLLCAGSGKRVRRFADLIKVIRTGAPISISHPVLQLTRDEMRSVAFHLRDLHKRNPKICRLLLLRLSDELGDSALGVDPDIYTIEHVLPQRPSATSVWRHWIPSSEERSELIENLGNLVLITQKENDRARNASWAEKREIYGNGSGAAPLLAITRDVLGENEWRRDQIEQREHRLIGMMEKIWRIDILSQKPAPRVSAPVAQQKIARLV
- a CDS encoding DUF952 domain-containing protein, which encodes MNHIVYKIARASEWNAAAAAGLFLGSPDDVRDGFIHLSSKEQLQGTLDKHFSGQNDLVLIAFEEQSLAPELKWEASRGGALFPHYYGALPISKALWHRPLKRGRDGIELTEET